In the Terriglobia bacterium genome, ACGCAGCGCGGTTTTCAGCGACGCGTACTTTGTTGTGAATTTCTTTCACTCCCGTCACATCATCCACGACGTCTTCGGCCAGATACTTCATGCGCCGGTCGGTCACTTCGCCCGTCATCGTCACGACCCCATTCTCGACCTGAATATCCATTAGGCTTGCGTCGATCAGAGAGTGCCGCGACAAATGCTTGCAGATCTCGTCGTGAATGCGGTCGTCCGCGCGCTTGTATCCTTTCGGTCCCTTACCCTTGTGCGGCCCGGGATGTTTCTTCTCCAGAAGCGGGTTCTCATACATCCCGGTAACGCTGTAGAACTCCGCTCCGCCGCCGTACATGGCGGAACTGAAAACACCGCCCTGATATGGCGTTCCCGCAGCCGTTCCGTAATGTTCGTCGTCGTGCTGATTGGAGTGTACCGTATCCATCCATCGTTCGAAATGCTCTGTATCCCAATCTTTAGGCATGGCTTACTCCTTTACACGTATAGAGTGCAATCGGTAGGCCAAAAGACGACACAATTCAAAACAAGGGAAATGAGCCGTGCTGGACTCGAACCAGCGACCCTCTCATTAAAAGTGAGAAATCGCCCTATAACGCCGGGTAACACCTGTCTACTGACACGGCACTTATCCTTCTGATAATAGCGGTTTTATTGGCGTTTTTCGTGAACTTCGGGTAACGTGCGTAAACATGGGTATACGGCATGCCTGTTACCCCAATCTGTTACCCGGAGGCCTTCTCACAATGGCGAAACGTGGTCTGACTGCCAAACAGGTCGAGCACATCAAATCCGATCCCGAGAAACGAATTGAAATTGCCGCCGGCCCGCCGGCCGGGCTGTACCTGGTTGTCCATCCGACGGGTTCGAAATCCTGGGCTCTTCGATATCGATGGCGCGGACGGACTCACAAGCTCACGTTTCCTCAGCCGTATCCAAACCTCTCCCTGGCAGGAGCGCGCGGAGAGGCAGAAGCGAAAGTGGACGATGTGAGAAACGATCGCGACCCATCCGCCGTTCAAACCGAAGAGATCAAACAGGAGACTCCGGAGAGCGTCAAGGCCGTCGCCGATGAATGGATTAAGC is a window encoding:
- a CDS encoding BON domain-containing protein; its protein translation is MPKDWDTEHFERWMDTVHSNQHDDEHYGTAAGTPYQGGVFSSAMYGGGAEFYSVTGMYENPLLEKKHPGPHKGKGPKGYKRADDRIHDEICKHLSRHSLIDASLMDIQVENGVVTMTGEVTDRRMKYLAEDVVDDVTGVKEIHNKVRVAENRAA